TGTATTATAGGAATCATCCTCCTTCAATCAAAGAGCTATTTCAACGATTCCCATGTTTGTAGTTCGAAAGGAAGAGGATCCCAGGAAATTTATTTGAACCTAATTCTTCCTAAATTTTCTAGTCCAATCAACGGCCTCTTACTAGGTGATACTGAGGAGGGCCGGACCCTTTTTTTATTTGTTTCTTTCTTTACTGTTCAAAGAAGAAGTTTTTTTGTTAAGTGTATACGCACTTTGTATGAGAAAGAAGGGATATAAACATAATGGTTGTCTAACGAGATACTATGCAGAATAAGGTTGTCAGGTGGGTCACATATTGCGCATTTACCGCTTTCGAATTTTTAAAATTGGATTTATACTTTATCGACTTATTTCATATCATGGTTCAGGCGTTAAAAATCAGTGAGGTTTACTCTTCCTTTTCGATGCCCGTGGAACTACTGTCAATGGTTTACTCAATTACTTATTGGGAATGTTAAAAAAAAAGATTACTACGTGATTTTTTGAATATGCCTATATCTATCGCTTTTCCTTCATTGATTTGATTCTTTCAATAGATACCGAGATTCATATTGGAAATAAAAAATATAGTAATTCAAACTATAAGACATAAGAGTAATTCAGATTGATCAGAACAAATAGATATAGCAAATAAATGGAATTGGATGCTATGTCACTCCCATATATGGAATTGATATTCACATATATCAAGATAATATTGTGGATTGATCTATAGATCCATATCAAATGCAGCCTCTATCTTTATTTTAGTCCAGGGAGCAGCTACAATCTAACTAATAAATAGTATGGTAGAAAGAAATAGATGAATCTTTCTACCATACTATCTATCTATTAGAATACTGCCGATTCTAGTCCACTCATTTCATTTAAGACATGAAATTGGAATCTTTTTCATTTTATTTCGGCAATTTTGGCTAAGAACTCAGAAGTCAAGTTTCATTCAAATTAGTTAATAATTAATCGTTTTGACTGACTGTTTTTACGTAAATGATAAGTAGAAAAGCGGTAGGAACTAGAATAAATAGTGCAGTAGCAATAAATGCAAGAATATTTACTTCCATAATCTCATCGGTTTTTTACTTCGCAATAACTCGGGATTTAATCCCATAGAGATGATAAATCTTTGGCCTGTAAATTCAATGAATGAATATTACCTCTCGATGATCTTGAATCGGATCAATATCATGAATAACAATATCTGAACTATCAAATCAATTCGTCGTCGAGAATTGAATAGTATAACATAGGAAGTTCTTTTATCCATACCGCCCCAAACTTGGATTCCTGACCCAATCCAACCAAAATTCCTTTATTTATCATTTTTTATCATCTGTTCTTTTTTTCTCTCTAATCTATCTAGTTCCTTCTTGTACAATCATCTGATGAAGTCTCATCAAACAGCTCTTCCACTTCCAGTGGTCACATAGTTACAAACCCAAACAAACAATAAAAGCTAAATGGAAAAAGAAAGGAGTTTAGAACGAAACTATTTTTGACTTGGAAGACAAAGAAGTGTGATAAAGATGCGACCGTATAAAATGAATATTCATCAAATTTACTATTTTTCAATTTGTTCTTTCGTCGATGGGGCCTTAAAACAAAATGAAAAATCGGAAAAATGATTCATTCCCCTTTCTAAGAGGAGTAGGATCTTTGGTTGATCTGTCCTTCCCCCTCCTTTCTTCGTAGATTATTAGCCCCGGGACACCTATACCAAAAGCTCAGTGTGCAATTTGCATGAAATCTATTTTTCAACTTCAAACTAGTAAGTGAGGTTCCATAAATCCGTATCCAGAAAAATAAATTGTTTTTTTTTGTTTTTTCTGGAAAGTATTTTCTTATATTCAATTTTGTATTGGACAAGAAAAGAATTCCCTTTGTGTATGCGCGCCTCAAAAAGGTATAGTACCCGATTCCATTACATGCATCGGGGTCAATCGAAAAAGCCAGCATTTCTTGGAATACTGACTATAATGCTACCAATAATTGTACTAATCCAACCGCATATTACCCAAAGGAAAGAAAAAAGAAATAAGGATTTCCCCTTTGCTTTGACAATGAAATTCTGCCCCCCGTCCCCTTCATAAAAAGGGAGAGATTTATATTGGATCCGTCGGGACTGACGGGGCTCGAACCCGCAGCTTCCGCCTTGACAGGGCGGTGCTCTGACCAATTGAACTACAATCCCAGGGAAATACGGGATCTAGCAGAAAATTTGATTCTTTTTTATCTCCGGATCGGGTATTTCTGAAGTACAAAGGGGTTATATCATCTCATGGTGGATTGTCGAATTATTGGGCCGAGCTGGATTTGAACCAGCGTAGACATATTGCCAACGAATTTAC
This region of Capsicum annuum chloroplast, complete genome genomic DNA includes:
- the psbM gene encoding photosystem II protein M, with the protein product MEVNILAFIATALFILVPTAFLLIIYVKTVSQND